A part of Primulina eburnea isolate SZY01 chromosome 10, ASM2296580v1, whole genome shotgun sequence genomic DNA contains:
- the LOC140803545 gene encoding histidine-containing phosphotransfer protein 1-like, producing the protein MEIVGQLQRQYVDFVTSLHREGFLDDQFVQLQKLQDESNPDFVVEVVSLYFEDSEKLMNNLSTALQQRVVDFKQIDAHVHQFKGSSSSIGAQRVKNLCVDFRDYCEEKNLDGCLKCLQQVKHEYCIVKNKLETMIRLERQILEAGGTIPMIA; encoded by the exons ATGGAGATTGTGGGCCAGTTGCAGAGACAATATGTTGACTTTGTTACTTCTCTCCATCGTGAG GGATTCTTGGATGATCAGTTTGTGCAGTTGCAGAAGCTGCAAGATGAGAGCAACCCAGATTTTGTTGTGGAGGTGGTTTCGCTTTACTTTGAGGATTCCGAAAAGCTTATGAATAATTTATCCACTGCACT TCAACAGCGTGTCGTGGATTTTAAGCAGATTGATGCACATGTTCACCAGTTCAAGGGTAGCAGTTCAAG TATAGGTGCGCAAAGAGTGAAGAACTTGTGTGTTGACTTCAGAGATTACTGTGAGGAGAAGAACCTTGACGG GTGCTTGAAGTGTTTGCAGCAAGTGAAACATGAGTACTGTATTGTGAAGAACAAGCTAGAAACTATGATTCGG CTGGAGCGACAGATCTTGGAAGCTGGTGGGACAATTCCCATGATAGCCTGA
- the LOC140842269 gene encoding RNA-binding protein BRN1-like isoform X2, which produces MAEAEQSVKLFVGQVPKHLTESQLLAMFREFAIVDEVNIIKEKETRASRGCCFVICPSRDEADKAVAACHNKKTLPGASSPLQVKYADGELERLEHKLFIGMLPKNVSDADVLTLFSEYGGIKDLQILRGSQQTSKGCAFLKFETKEQALSAIEALNGKHKMEGSTVPLVVKWADTEKERQSRRAQKALSQTSNPLSADSRQHPSLFGALPMGYMPPYNGYGYQTPGTYGLMQYRLPQLQSQHAFHNLIPPLNQGNATRGVTPDPSSGMTPRNYMSTPSYVGSTYPAIPGVQYPMAYPGGIMGNHPLGGPTGPLSPTTTNSQSAASSSVNTSSGQIEGPPGANLFIYHIPQEFGDDDLANAFQRFGRVVSAKVFIDKATGVSKCFGFVSYDSPAAAENAINMMNGFQLGGKKLKVQLKRDNKQNKSF; this is translated from the exons ATGGCGGAAGCTGAGCAGAGCGTGAAGCTCTTTGTTGGTCAAGTGCCGAAGCACCTGACAGAGTCGCAGCTCCTCGCAATGTTCAGGGAATTCGCGATTGTGGACGAGGTCAACATAATCAAAGAGAAGGAGACGCGTGCTTCGCGAG GGTGTTGTTTTGTTATATGTCCTTCGAGAGATGAAGCGGACAAGGCTGTCGCTGCGTGCCATAACAAGAAGACGCTGCCTGGG GCATCTAGTCCGTTGCAAGTTAAATACGCCGATGGAGAGTTGGAAAGACTAG AGCACAAGTTATTTATTGGTATGCTCCCAAAAAATGTCTCCGATGCTGATGTCTTGACTCTATTTTCGGAATATGGAGGGATAAAAGACTTGCAAATTCTTAGAGGTTCCCAGCAAACTAGCAAAG GTTGTGCTTTCCTTAAGTTTGAGACAAAAGAACAAGCACTTTCAGCCATTGAAGCCCTCAATGGAAAGCACAAAATGGAG GGCTCAACTGTTCCTTTGGTAGTCAAGTGGGCTGATACCGAAAAGGAAAGACAGTCACGGAGGGCTCAGAAGGCGCTGTCGCAGACATCGAATCCGCTTAGTGCTGATTCCAGGCAGCATCCTTCTTTATTTGGTGCCTTGCCGATGGGATATATGCCACCATATAATGGATATGGGTATCAG ACTCCGGGGACTTATGGACTCATGCAGTATCGGCTACCACAATTGCAGAGTCAACATGCTTTCCACAATCTGATTCCACCTTTAAACCAGGGAAATGCGACACGTGGAGTCACACCCGACCCTTCATCTGGAATGACCCCAAGAAATTACATGTCCACCCCCAGCTATGTAGGATCTACTTATCCAGCAATTCCAGGAGTTCAATATCCTATGGCATATCCCGGAGGAATTATGGGCAATCATCCTCTAGGGGGGCCCACCGGACCTCTATCACCTACTACCACAAACAGTCAATCTGCAGCATCTTCAAGTGTCAATACAAGTTCTGGTCAGATTGAAG GTCCACCAGGAGCTAATTTATTCATTTACCACATTCCCCAAGAATTTGGTGATGACGATCTAGCAAATGCCTTTCAACGTTTTGGTAGAGTAGTGAGTGCCAAAGTTTTCATCGACAAAGCAACCGGAGTCAGCAAATGTTTTG GTTTTGTTAGCTACGATTCGCCAGCTGCAGCGGAGAATGCCATTAACATGATGAATGGCTTCCAATTAGGTGGCAAAAAATTGAAGGTTCAGCTTAAAAGAGACAATAAGCAAAACAAATCTTTTTAA
- the LOC140842269 gene encoding RNA-binding protein BRN1-like isoform X3, producing the protein MAEAEQSVKLFVGQVPKHLTESQLLAMFREFAIVDEVNIIKEKETRASRGCCFVICPSRDEADKAVAACHNKKTLPGASSPLQVKYADGELERLEHKLFIGMLPKNVSDADVLTLFSEYGGIKDLQILRGSQQTSKGCAFLKFETKEQALSAIEALNGKHKMEGSTVPLVVKWADTEKERQSRRAQKALSQTSNPLSADSRQHPSLFGALPMGYMPPYNGYGYQVHLHQFMLAFVDSGDLWTHAVSATTIAESTCFPQSDSTFKPGKCDTWSHTRPFIWNDPKKLHVHPQLCRIYLSSNSRSSISYGISRRNYGQSSSRGAHRTSITYYHKQSICSIFKCQYKFWSD; encoded by the exons ATGGCGGAAGCTGAGCAGAGCGTGAAGCTCTTTGTTGGTCAAGTGCCGAAGCACCTGACAGAGTCGCAGCTCCTCGCAATGTTCAGGGAATTCGCGATTGTGGACGAGGTCAACATAATCAAAGAGAAGGAGACGCGTGCTTCGCGAG GGTGTTGTTTTGTTATATGTCCTTCGAGAGATGAAGCGGACAAGGCTGTCGCTGCGTGCCATAACAAGAAGACGCTGCCTGGG GCATCTAGTCCGTTGCAAGTTAAATACGCCGATGGAGAGTTGGAAAGACTAG AGCACAAGTTATTTATTGGTATGCTCCCAAAAAATGTCTCCGATGCTGATGTCTTGACTCTATTTTCGGAATATGGAGGGATAAAAGACTTGCAAATTCTTAGAGGTTCCCAGCAAACTAGCAAAG GTTGTGCTTTCCTTAAGTTTGAGACAAAAGAACAAGCACTTTCAGCCATTGAAGCCCTCAATGGAAAGCACAAAATGGAG GGCTCAACTGTTCCTTTGGTAGTCAAGTGGGCTGATACCGAAAAGGAAAGACAGTCACGGAGGGCTCAGAAGGCGCTGTCGCAGACATCGAATCCGCTTAGTGCTGATTCCAGGCAGCATCCTTCTTTATTTGGTGCCTTGCCGATGGGATATATGCCACCATATAATGGATATGGGTATCAG GTACATTTACATCAATTTATGCTCGCCTTTGTAGACTCCGGGGACTTATGGACTCATGCAGTATCGGCTACCACAATTGCAGAGTCAACATGCTTTCCACAATCTGATTCCACCTTTAAACCAGGGAAATGCGACACGTGGAGTCACACCCGACCCTTCATCTGGAATGACCCCAAGAAATTACATGTCCACCCCCAGCTATGTAGGATCTACTTATCCAGCAATTCCAGGAGTTCAATATCCTATGGCATATCCCGGAGGAATTATGGGCAATCATCCTCTAGGGGGGCCCACCGGACCTCTATCACCTACTACCACAAACAGTCAATCTGCAGCATCTTCAAGTGTCAATACAAGTTCTGGTCAGATTGA
- the LOC140842268 gene encoding uncharacterized protein, with the protein MAPIKKKKKSRLALKSTSDEVTPDKKALKHRGKTGNASESTSKPVDSGKKISENGNEDGKTKESSAAPVARKPCTWLRLDRLNPQIGTKLSVQNSSQVEASKDQKRKRTKEEEAKSISQVKADKNRKWGRTKEGGKSSYEQNGDGKNINRNLEKNGKGLDNDMHEASEEMNEKPEKNLGGLIFMCNAKTKPDCFRYQVMGVPANKKEIVLDIKIGLKIFLYDYDLKLLYGIYEASSAGGMKLEPAAFGGGFPAQVRFAVLKDCIPLPESVFRKAIEDSYEKRTHKFDTRLTMKQTKHLTKLFQPTPWLRSTTVDHEKQFSQYHVPSNTIPSQEPFFLTEQEYRSRGLQQGRHLLPTTAGGDAIRYEQEQEHCLRNPASMHIDSTVQHREANRQPDPLFLSEREYHVYGLKGPQRIPNAAPPVDTTNQISRDYGKEALDPYDESTTSLVNRYLSLPRTAATAPELYPLSGREMFANDQITSELRTRLIAPITDVERTFAPYTLCDQSNFSQRPLPVLHPLREPSEFRLGLNLHHESDLIAAPISQRYSFGGPSLSQH; encoded by the exons ATGGCACCGattaaaaagaagaaaaagagtAGACTCGCCCTCAAATCTACTTCAGACGAAGTCACTCCTGACAAGAAAGCCTTGAAACATAGGGGAAAAACTGGTAATGCTTCTGAATCTACATCAAAACCAGTAGATTCTGGTAAGAAAATATCAGAAAATGGTAATGAGGATGGAAAAACCAAGGAATCTTCTGCAGCTCCTGTAGCTAGGAAGCCTTGCACGTGGCTTAGACTCGATAGGCTTAATCCTCAAATTGGAACCAAATTGTCCGTCCAGAATTCTTCTCAAGTTGAAGCCAGTAAAGACCAGAAGAGGAAGAGAACCAAAGAAGAAGAGGCAAAATCCATTTCTCAAGTTAAGGCCGATAAAAACCGGAAGTGGGGGAGAACAAAGGAAGGGGGGAAAAGCAGTTATGAGCAGAATGGCGATGGAAAGAATATCAACCGAAATCTAGAGAAAAATGGCAAGGGGCTCGACAATGATATGCATGAAGCCTCGGAGGAAATGAATGAGAAACCAGAGAAAAATCTTGGTGGACTGATTTTTATGTGTAATGCCAAAACTAAACCAGATTGTTTCCGTTACCAAGTAATGGGTGTGCCAGCTAATAAGAAAGAGATTGTGTTGGACATCAAGATCGGTCTTAAAATTTTCCTGTATGATTATGATCTCAAGCTCTTGTACGGGATTTATGAGGCATCTTCTGCTGGTGGCATGAAACTTGAACCAGCAGCTTTTGGTGGGGGATTCCCTGCTCAG GTCCGGTTCGCTGTTCTCAAGGACTGCATTCCACTACCCGAAAGTGTGTTCCGAAAAGCAATTGAAGACAGTTATGAGAAAAGGACACACAAGTTTGATACACGGTTAACAATGAAGCAA ACTAAACATCTAACGAAGCTGTTCCAGCCTACCCCGTGGCTGAGGTCTACAACTGTGGATCATGAAAAGCAATTCTCTCAGTACCACGTTCCTTCCAACACAATTCCTTCTCAAGAACCGTTCTTTCTCACCGAGCAAGAATACAGGAGTCGTGGTCTTCAACAAGGAAGGCATCTCTTGCCAACAACTGCAGGTGGTGATGCTATAAGATATGAGCAAGAACAGGAGCATTGTCTGAGGAATCCAGCATCTATGCATATCGATTCTACAGTTCAGCATCGAGAAGCTAATCGACAACCGGATCCGCTTTTCCTCAGTGAAAGAGAATACCATGTTTATGGCCTTAAAGGGCCTCAGAGAATACCAAATGCTGCACCACCTGTCGATACAACTAACCAAATTTCCAGAGACTACGGAAAGGAAGCACTCGACCCTTATGATGAGAGCACAACCTCATTGGTGAACCGGTACCTCTCACTCCCTAGAACAGCTGCAACGGCTCCAGAATTGTATCCTCTATCTGGGAGAGAAATGTTTGCTAACGATCAGATTACAAGTGAGCTCAGAACTCGTCTTATAGCACCAATCACTGATGTTGAAAGAACATTTGCACCATATACATTGTGTGACCAATCCAACTTTAGTCAAAGACCTCTTCCAGTACTGCACCCACTTCGGGAACCATCAGAATTTCGCCTGGGGTTAAATCTCCACCATGAATCTGACTTGATAGCAGCACCAATCTCGCAACGCTACTCTTTTGGGGGACCATCTCTATCACAGCACTGA
- the LOC140842269 gene encoding RNA-binding protein BRN1-like isoform X1, translating into MAEAEQSVKLFVGQVPKHLTESQLLAMFREFAIVDEVNIIKEKETRASRGCCFVICPSRDEADKAVAACHNKKTLPGASSPLQVKYADGELERLEHKLFIGMLPKNVSDADVLTLFSEYGGIKDLQILRGSQQTSKGCAFLKFETKEQALSAIEALNGKHKMEGSTVPLVVKWADTEKERQSRRAQKALSQTSNPLSADSRQHPSLFGALPMGYMPPYNGYGYQTPGTYGLMQYRLPQLQSQHAFHNLIPPLNQGNATRGVTPDPSSGMTPRNYMSTPSYVGSTYPAIPGVQYPMAYPGGIMGNHPLGGPTGPLSPTTTNSQSAASSSVNTSSGQIEAGPPGANLFIYHIPQEFGDDDLANAFQRFGRVVSAKVFIDKATGVSKCFGFVSYDSPAAAENAINMMNGFQLGGKKLKVQLKRDNKQNKSF; encoded by the exons ATGGCGGAAGCTGAGCAGAGCGTGAAGCTCTTTGTTGGTCAAGTGCCGAAGCACCTGACAGAGTCGCAGCTCCTCGCAATGTTCAGGGAATTCGCGATTGTGGACGAGGTCAACATAATCAAAGAGAAGGAGACGCGTGCTTCGCGAG GGTGTTGTTTTGTTATATGTCCTTCGAGAGATGAAGCGGACAAGGCTGTCGCTGCGTGCCATAACAAGAAGACGCTGCCTGGG GCATCTAGTCCGTTGCAAGTTAAATACGCCGATGGAGAGTTGGAAAGACTAG AGCACAAGTTATTTATTGGTATGCTCCCAAAAAATGTCTCCGATGCTGATGTCTTGACTCTATTTTCGGAATATGGAGGGATAAAAGACTTGCAAATTCTTAGAGGTTCCCAGCAAACTAGCAAAG GTTGTGCTTTCCTTAAGTTTGAGACAAAAGAACAAGCACTTTCAGCCATTGAAGCCCTCAATGGAAAGCACAAAATGGAG GGCTCAACTGTTCCTTTGGTAGTCAAGTGGGCTGATACCGAAAAGGAAAGACAGTCACGGAGGGCTCAGAAGGCGCTGTCGCAGACATCGAATCCGCTTAGTGCTGATTCCAGGCAGCATCCTTCTTTATTTGGTGCCTTGCCGATGGGATATATGCCACCATATAATGGATATGGGTATCAG ACTCCGGGGACTTATGGACTCATGCAGTATCGGCTACCACAATTGCAGAGTCAACATGCTTTCCACAATCTGATTCCACCTTTAAACCAGGGAAATGCGACACGTGGAGTCACACCCGACCCTTCATCTGGAATGACCCCAAGAAATTACATGTCCACCCCCAGCTATGTAGGATCTACTTATCCAGCAATTCCAGGAGTTCAATATCCTATGGCATATCCCGGAGGAATTATGGGCAATCATCCTCTAGGGGGGCCCACCGGACCTCTATCACCTACTACCACAAACAGTCAATCTGCAGCATCTTCAAGTGTCAATACAAGTTCTGGTCAGATTGAAG CAGGTCCACCAGGAGCTAATTTATTCATTTACCACATTCCCCAAGAATTTGGTGATGACGATCTAGCAAATGCCTTTCAACGTTTTGGTAGAGTAGTGAGTGCCAAAGTTTTCATCGACAAAGCAACCGGAGTCAGCAAATGTTTTG GTTTTGTTAGCTACGATTCGCCAGCTGCAGCGGAGAATGCCATTAACATGATGAATGGCTTCCAATTAGGTGGCAAAAAATTGAAGGTTCAGCTTAAAAGAGACAATAAGCAAAACAAATCTTTTTAA